From a single Glycine soja cultivar W05 chromosome 19, ASM419377v2, whole genome shotgun sequence genomic region:
- the LOC114400246 gene encoding uncharacterized protein LOC114400246 isoform X1, whose product MPFCYVGTQPSSPVADAPLNNDIKIFYRTYGGGPTKVLLIIGLAATHEAWGPQIKGLTGTTVSNDDDDDDVRVVWSGEEVNGGIHVCAFDNRGVGRSSVAVSKSEYSTKIMAKDAIALLDHLGWKKAHVFGHSMGAMIACKVAAMVPDRVLSLALLNVTGGGFQCFPKLDQKTISVAYRFLKAKTPEQRAAVDLDTHYSQEYLEEYVGTDKRRAILYQQYVKGISTTGMQSNYGFDGQLNACWTHKMTETEIEVIKSAGFLVSVIHGRHDIIAQIYYAKRLAERLHPVARMVDLHGGHLVSHERPEEVNQALFDLIKASEVNMSPHDWTNLPKKESWWNEKRVLIITNIQAGRNVSLNGCMLEKLHLCLLYFFGLLVLAFEYGRKLLRSLKPTQVGVSPSYIESQ is encoded by the exons ATGCCGTTTTGCTACGTCGGAACGCAGCCATCTTCCCCCGTCGCCGATGCGCCCCTCAATAATGACATCAAGATATTCTACAGAACTTACGGTGGCGGTCCAACGAAAGTGCTTCTCATCATAG GATTGGCCGCGACACACGAAGCGTGGGGCCCACAAATCAAAGGCTTGACGGGAACCACCGTCTCcaacgacgacgacgacgacgacgtCCGCGTCGTTTGGAGCGGAGAAGAAGTAAATGGTGGCATCCATGTATGCGCGTTTGACAATCGCGGCGTGGGTCGCAGCTCCGTGGCCGTCTCAAAATCTGAATACTC AACCAAGATCATGGCAAAGGATGCAATTGCTTTGTTAGATCATCTAGGTTGGAAAAAAGCCCATGTTTTTGGGCACTCGATGG GAGCTATGATAGCTTGTAAAGTAGCAGCAATGGTTCCTGATAGAGTCCTTTCCTTGGCATTGCTCAATGTGACGGGTGGAGGTTTTCAATGTTTTCCAAAG ttGGACCAAAAAACAATCTCCGTTGCTTACCGTTTCTTGAAAGCGAAGACACCTGAACAAAGGGCTGCTGTTGACTTGGACACCCATTACTCTCAA GAATATCTTGAAGAATATGTTGGAACAGATAAGAGGAGAGCCATCTTATATCAG CAATATGTTAAAGGTATATCAACAACTGGGATGCAATCTAACTATGGTTTCGATGGTCAACTCAATGCATGTTGGACACATAAAATGACTGAAACAGAGATTGAGGTGATCAAATCTGCAGGTTTTCTTGTTTCAGTCATCCATGGCAG GCATGATATAATTGCTCAGATATATTATGCAAAAAGACTTGCTGAAAGGCTTCATCCAGTGGCTAGAATGGTAGATCTTCACGGAGGTCATTTAGTAAGTCATGAGCGGCCTGAAGAG GTTAATCAAGCACTATTTGACTTGATCAAGGCATCAGAAGTGAATATGAGCCCACATGATTGGACTAATTTGCCAAAGAAAGAGTCTT GGTGGAACGAGAAAAGGGTGTTGATCATAACAAACATTCAGGCCGGAAGAAATGTCTCCCTTAACGGCTGCATGTTAGAAAAACTGCATCTCTGCCTATTATACTTCTTTGGTCTCCTTGTTTTAGCATTTGAATATGGAAGAAAGCTTCTGAGAAGCTTAAAACCAACTCAAGTTGGAGTTTCCCCCTCATATATTGAAAGTCAATAA
- the LOC114400246 gene encoding uncharacterized protein LOC114400246 isoform X2 produces the protein MPFCYVGTQPSSPVADAPLNNDIKIFYRTYGGGPTKVLLIIGLAATHEAWGPQIKGLTGTTVSNDDDDDDVRVVWSGEEVNGGIHVCAFDNRGVGRSSVAVSKSEYSTKIMAKDAIALLDHLGWKKAHVFGHSMGAMIACKVAAMVPDRVLSLALLNVTGGGFQCFPKLDQKTISVAYRFLKAKTPEQRAAVDLDTHYSQEYLEEYVGTDKRRAILYQQYVKGISTTGMQSNYGFDGQLNACWTHKMTETEIEVIKSAGFLVSVIHGRHDIIAQIYYAKRLAERLHPVARMVDLHGGHLVSHERPEEVNQALFDLIKASEVNMSPHDWTNLPKKESSWWVANVW, from the exons ATGCCGTTTTGCTACGTCGGAACGCAGCCATCTTCCCCCGTCGCCGATGCGCCCCTCAATAATGACATCAAGATATTCTACAGAACTTACGGTGGCGGTCCAACGAAAGTGCTTCTCATCATAG GATTGGCCGCGACACACGAAGCGTGGGGCCCACAAATCAAAGGCTTGACGGGAACCACCGTCTCcaacgacgacgacgacgacgacgtCCGCGTCGTTTGGAGCGGAGAAGAAGTAAATGGTGGCATCCATGTATGCGCGTTTGACAATCGCGGCGTGGGTCGCAGCTCCGTGGCCGTCTCAAAATCTGAATACTC AACCAAGATCATGGCAAAGGATGCAATTGCTTTGTTAGATCATCTAGGTTGGAAAAAAGCCCATGTTTTTGGGCACTCGATGG GAGCTATGATAGCTTGTAAAGTAGCAGCAATGGTTCCTGATAGAGTCCTTTCCTTGGCATTGCTCAATGTGACGGGTGGAGGTTTTCAATGTTTTCCAAAG ttGGACCAAAAAACAATCTCCGTTGCTTACCGTTTCTTGAAAGCGAAGACACCTGAACAAAGGGCTGCTGTTGACTTGGACACCCATTACTCTCAA GAATATCTTGAAGAATATGTTGGAACAGATAAGAGGAGAGCCATCTTATATCAG CAATATGTTAAAGGTATATCAACAACTGGGATGCAATCTAACTATGGTTTCGATGGTCAACTCAATGCATGTTGGACACATAAAATGACTGAAACAGAGATTGAGGTGATCAAATCTGCAGGTTTTCTTGTTTCAGTCATCCATGGCAG GCATGATATAATTGCTCAGATATATTATGCAAAAAGACTTGCTGAAAGGCTTCATCCAGTGGCTAGAATGGTAGATCTTCACGGAGGTCATTTAGTAAGTCATGAGCGGCCTGAAGAG GTTAATCAAGCACTATTTGACTTGATCAAGGCATCAGAAGTGAATATGAGCCCACATGATTGGACTAATTTGCCAAAGAAAGAGTCTT CTTGGTGGGTTGCCAATGTGTGGTAA